One region of Gossypium raimondii isolate GPD5lz chromosome 6, ASM2569854v1, whole genome shotgun sequence genomic DNA includes:
- the LOC105774345 gene encoding cytochrome c oxidase subunit 5b-1, mitochondrial isoform X2 encodes MWRRLVTSPFKTLATVPCRSASKTPSPSPLRFKSHVSPFPSAYFLTRRFSTGSAGTAVKKRVEDVMPIATGHEREELQAELEGKKILEDVNNPVGPFGTKESPAVVKSYYNKRIVGCPGGVGEDEHDVVWFWLEKGKPHECSVCSQYFVLEVVGPGGPPDGHGDNDHH; translated from the exons ATGTGGAGAAGGCTAGTGACTTCACCCTTCAAAACCCTAGCCACCGTTCCATGCCGATCTGCTTCTAAGACGCCATCGCCGTCGCCGCTCCGTTTCAAGTCTCACGTTTCTCCATTCCCTTCCGCTTATTTCCTTACTCGCCGCTTCTCTACTGGTTCAG CGGGTACTGCTGTGAAGAAGAGGGTTGAGGATGTAATGCCTATCGCCACTGGTCATGAGCGCGAGGAGCTTCAGGCTGAGCTTGAG GGAAAGAAAATCCTTGAAGATGTAAACAATCCAGTCGGTCCTTTTGGCACAAAG GAATCTCCTGCTGTCGTTAAGTCCTACTACAACAAGAGAATAGTTGGATGCCCAGGAGGTGTAGGTG AGGATGAACACGATGTTGTCTGGTTTTGGCTGGAAAAAGGCAAACCACATGAGTGCTCAGTTTGTTCACAGTATTTTGTG TTGGAAGTTGTGGGCCCTGGAGGTCCTCCAGATGGACATGGTGACAATGATCATCATTAA
- the LOC105774345 gene encoding cytochrome c oxidase subunit 5b-2, mitochondrial isoform X1 has translation MWRRLVTSPFKTLATVPCRSASKTPSPSPLRFKSHVSPFPSAYFLTRRFSTGSAGTAVKKRVEDVMPIATGHEREELQAELEGKKILEDVNNPVGPFGTKESPAVVKSYYNKRIVGCPGGVGEDEHDVVWFWLEKGKPHECSVCSQYFVASLSRACLINQFVHLVAYVYEFGSCGPWRSSRWTW, from the exons ATGTGGAGAAGGCTAGTGACTTCACCCTTCAAAACCCTAGCCACCGTTCCATGCCGATCTGCTTCTAAGACGCCATCGCCGTCGCCGCTCCGTTTCAAGTCTCACGTTTCTCCATTCCCTTCCGCTTATTTCCTTACTCGCCGCTTCTCTACTGGTTCAG CGGGTACTGCTGTGAAGAAGAGGGTTGAGGATGTAATGCCTATCGCCACTGGTCATGAGCGCGAGGAGCTTCAGGCTGAGCTTGAG GGAAAGAAAATCCTTGAAGATGTAAACAATCCAGTCGGTCCTTTTGGCACAAAG GAATCTCCTGCTGTCGTTAAGTCCTACTACAACAAGAGAATAGTTGGATGCCCAGGAGGTGTAGGTG AGGATGAACACGATGTTGTCTGGTTTTGGCTGGAAAAAGGCAAACCACATGAGTGCTCAGTTTGTTCACAGTATTTTGTG GCAAGCCTGTCTAGAGCGTGTTTGATCAACCAGTTCGTGCATTTAGTAGCTTATGTATATGAAT TTGGAAGTTGTGGGCCCTGGAGGTCCTCCAGATGGACATGGTGA